Proteins encoded within one genomic window of Actinoplanes octamycinicus:
- a CDS encoding ABC transporter permease: MSAVWRAARAAVRRRRLQTFLIALVVLLCSATTVVSLALLDASSAPFDRAFGTRQGAHAAAVFDPAQVTEAQLATARSGVTAAAGPFGQVVLDPDRNGQFLPLPGPLTVVGRADPGGAVDRLDVWHGRWPSAPGEIVLAFPPDDDFSMGPLAELTSVTAGGVTFRVVGFADSITESADAWVTPAQVRALRPTGWQMLYRFAGDVATREAVTARLAGVTTGLPGGALIAAEPYLAVKEDAAQDLGTYLPLLGAFGVFGLLVAVLIVANVVSGAVVSGYRHIGVLKAIGFTPRQVVAVYLLMASVPAVAGAVPGAAIGALGGQGLIEQAFRGFGFGDTSIRWWVWLAALLGVPLLVLVAALVPARRAHSLSAAQAISAGSAQRRGRALRVQRALSASRLPRAVSLGLGLPFARPGRTALTMAALLLGVTTVTFATGLGSTLNRVTAIDNQVSGDIGVRGLSPAFGTPTSRTDAQVEEMLRGLPGAARVGVFAGVDLSVPGSSNPLPVYFGRGDVADLGYRAQLLEGRWMSAPDEVVAPSKLLLQRGLTVGDPITVESGGRRTTFRIVGETVRGPSGPPALFAEWTALAGAVPGVRLEPSDFLYQVQVTPGTDLDGFVAAVGAADIGLDVWNNVGTDDFAVIVTGFSTVLGVLLALVAALGVLNTVALNALERRRDLGMLKSIGMTPRQVVAMMVTSMAALGAIGGLLGLPLGMVAHRLVLTMVSSAAQAHLPMSVAAVWSPGLVIVLVLTGVLIAVAGALLPARAAARLTIAQVLHSE, encoded by the coding sequence GTGAGCGCCGTCTGGCGGGCGGCCCGGGCCGCGGTCCGCCGCCGCAGGTTGCAGACCTTCCTGATCGCCCTGGTGGTGCTGCTCTGCAGCGCCACGACGGTGGTCTCGCTGGCCCTGCTGGACGCGTCGTCGGCGCCGTTCGACCGGGCCTTCGGGACCCGGCAGGGCGCGCACGCGGCCGCCGTCTTCGACCCGGCCCAGGTGACCGAGGCGCAGCTGGCCACGGCCCGGTCCGGGGTGACCGCCGCGGCCGGCCCGTTCGGCCAGGTGGTGCTGGATCCGGACCGGAACGGGCAGTTCCTCCCGCTGCCCGGCCCGCTCACCGTGGTCGGCCGGGCCGACCCGGGCGGCGCCGTCGACCGGCTCGACGTCTGGCACGGGCGCTGGCCGTCCGCCCCCGGCGAGATCGTGCTGGCCTTCCCGCCGGACGACGACTTCAGCATGGGCCCGCTCGCCGAGCTCACCTCGGTCACCGCCGGCGGGGTCACGTTCCGGGTGGTCGGGTTCGCCGACAGCATCACCGAGTCGGCGGACGCCTGGGTCACCCCGGCGCAGGTGCGGGCGCTGCGCCCGACCGGGTGGCAGATGCTCTACCGGTTCGCCGGTGACGTGGCGACCCGCGAGGCGGTGACCGCACGCCTGGCCGGGGTGACCACGGGGCTCCCCGGCGGCGCGCTGATCGCCGCCGAGCCGTACCTCGCGGTCAAGGAGGACGCCGCCCAGGACCTCGGCACCTACCTTCCGCTGCTCGGCGCGTTCGGCGTGTTCGGGCTGCTGGTGGCGGTGCTGATCGTGGCCAACGTGGTCTCCGGCGCGGTGGTCTCGGGGTACCGGCACATCGGCGTGCTCAAGGCGATCGGCTTCACCCCGCGCCAGGTCGTCGCGGTCTACCTGCTGATGGCCTCGGTCCCGGCGGTGGCCGGCGCGGTGCCCGGCGCGGCGATCGGCGCCCTGGGCGGGCAGGGCCTGATCGAGCAGGCGTTCCGCGGCTTCGGGTTCGGGGACACCTCGATCCGCTGGTGGGTGTGGCTGGCCGCGCTGCTCGGCGTGCCGCTGCTGGTGCTGGTCGCGGCCCTGGTGCCGGCCCGCCGGGCGCACTCGCTCTCCGCGGCGCAGGCGATCAGTGCCGGCAGCGCGCAGCGGCGCGGGCGCGCCCTGCGGGTCCAGCGGGCGCTGAGTGCGTCCCGCCTGCCGCGGGCGGTCAGCCTCGGCCTGGGCCTGCCGTTCGCCCGGCCCGGGCGGACCGCGCTGACCATGGCGGCGCTGCTGCTCGGGGTGACCACGGTGACCTTCGCGACCGGCCTGGGCAGCACGCTCAACCGGGTGACCGCGATCGACAACCAGGTCAGCGGCGACATCGGGGTGCGCGGCCTGAGCCCGGCCTTCGGCACCCCGACCAGCCGCACCGACGCGCAGGTCGAGGAGATGCTGCGCGGCCTGCCAGGCGCGGCCCGGGTCGGGGTGTTCGCCGGCGTCGACCTGAGCGTGCCGGGCAGCAGCAATCCGCTCCCGGTCTACTTCGGCCGCGGCGACGTGGCCGACCTGGGCTACCGGGCCCAGCTTCTCGAGGGTCGCTGGATGTCGGCGCCGGACGAGGTGGTCGCCCCGTCGAAACTGCTGCTCCAGCGGGGGCTGACGGTGGGTGATCCGATCACCGTCGAGTCCGGCGGCCGGCGCACCACGTTCCGGATCGTCGGGGAGACGGTGCGCGGGCCGTCCGGGCCGCCGGCCCTGTTCGCCGAGTGGACGGCGCTGGCCGGCGCGGTCCCCGGCGTGCGCCTCGAGCCGAGCGACTTCCTCTACCAGGTGCAGGTCACCCCGGGCACCGACCTGGACGGCTTCGTCGCCGCGGTGGGCGCGGCGGACATCGGCCTGGACGTGTGGAACAACGTCGGCACCGACGACTTCGCGGTGATCGTGACCGGCTTCTCCACCGTGCTGGGCGTGCTGCTCGCCCTGGTCGCGGCCCTCGGCGTGCTCAACACGGTCGCGCTCAATGCCCTGGAGCGCCGGCGCGACCTGGGCATGCTCAAGTCGATCGGGATGACCCCGCGGCAGGTGGTGGCCATGATGGTCACCTCGATGGCGGCGCTCGGGGCGATCGGCGGCCTGCTCGGCCTGCCGCTCGGGATGGTGGCGCACCGGCTGGTGCTGACCATGGTGTCCAGCGCGGCACAGGCACACCTGCCGATGTCGGTGGCGGCGGTCTGGAGCCCGGGCCTGGTCATCGTGCTGGTCCTGACCGGGGTGCTGATCGCGGTGGCGGGCGCGCTGCTCCCGGCCCGCGCCGCGGCCCGGCTGACGATCGCCCAGGTGCTGCACAGCGAGTGA
- a CDS encoding ABC transporter ATP-binding protein, with protein MTNETVVRLDGVRKEYGETVALDGVSLEIHPGEAVAVMGPSGCGKSTLLNMIAGLDRPTAGTVRVHGERLDTMTETGLALFRRHHLGMIFQFFNLLDDLPALDNVALAAQLTGGKAGPARKRALELLDELGIADRRDVYPAALSGGERQRVAVARALMNRPALLLADEPTGALDSKAGEQVMDLLLDLNQIGQTLLIVTHDERLAHRCASRLIEMSDGRIAREAALERA; from the coding sequence ATGACGAACGAGACGGTGGTGCGCCTGGACGGGGTGCGCAAGGAGTACGGCGAGACCGTCGCCCTGGACGGGGTGTCACTGGAGATCCACCCCGGTGAGGCGGTGGCGGTGATGGGCCCCTCCGGGTGCGGCAAGTCCACTTTGCTCAACATGATCGCCGGGCTGGACCGGCCGACCGCCGGCACGGTCCGGGTGCACGGCGAGCGGCTGGACACGATGACCGAGACCGGGCTGGCCCTGTTCCGCCGGCACCACCTCGGGATGATCTTCCAGTTCTTCAACCTGCTGGACGACCTCCCCGCGCTGGACAACGTGGCGCTGGCCGCCCAGCTGACCGGTGGCAAGGCCGGCCCGGCCCGCAAGCGCGCCCTGGAACTCCTCGACGAGCTGGGCATCGCCGACCGCCGCGACGTCTATCCGGCCGCGCTCAGCGGCGGCGAGCGGCAGCGGGTCGCGGTGGCCCGGGCGCTGATGAACCGGCCGGCCCTGCTGCTCGCCGACGAGCCGACCGGCGCGCTCGACTCCAAGGCCGGTGAGCAGGTGATGGACCTGCTGCTGGATCTGAACCAGATCGGTCAGACGCTGCTGATCGTGACGCACGACGAGCGGCTGGCGCACCGCTGCGCGAGCCGCCTGATCGAGATGAGCGACGGGCGGATCGCCCGCGAGGCCGCCCTGGAGCGGGCGTGA
- a CDS encoding sensor histidine kinase, whose amino-acid sequence MGERGWLLERERETAAQAAVGEERARIARELHDIVSHNVSVMIVQTAAAREVLTSMPETAAGALAEVEKAGRTTMTELRHLLGLLAPDAAGTDADDDLTPQPTLRSLGPLVDRIAFAGLPVEVRVSGAARPLPTGVDVTAYRIVQEALTNALKHGAGGKAEVTIRYAERALRVEVLTTGPSVLTGDAVPRGGGAEDSGAGRGLLGLRQRVAVYGGELDARRRLGGGFRVRARIPVYGA is encoded by the coding sequence ATGGGCGAGCGGGGCTGGCTGCTGGAGCGGGAGCGGGAGACCGCCGCGCAGGCCGCGGTCGGTGAGGAGCGCGCCCGGATCGCCCGCGAGCTGCATGACATCGTCTCGCACAACGTGAGCGTGATGATCGTGCAGACCGCCGCCGCCCGCGAGGTGCTCACCTCGATGCCGGAGACCGCGGCGGGCGCACTGGCCGAGGTGGAGAAGGCCGGCCGGACCACGATGACCGAGCTGCGCCACCTGCTCGGCCTGCTCGCGCCGGACGCCGCCGGGACCGACGCGGACGACGATCTCACCCCGCAACCGACGCTGCGCTCCCTCGGACCGCTGGTCGACCGGATCGCCTTCGCCGGGCTGCCGGTCGAGGTGCGGGTCTCCGGTGCGGCCCGTCCGCTGCCGACCGGCGTCGACGTCACGGCTTACCGGATCGTCCAGGAGGCGCTGACCAACGCGCTGAAACACGGCGCCGGCGGCAAGGCGGAGGTGACCATCCGCTACGCCGAGCGGGCCCTGCGGGTCGAGGTGCTGACCACCGGGCCCAGCGTGCTCACCGGGGATGCCGTGCCGCGAGGCGGCGGCGCCGAGGACTCCGGCGCCGGTCGCGGTCTGCTCGGCTTGCGGCAGCGAGTTGCGGTGTACGGCGGGGAGCTGGACGCGCGGCGCCGGCTCGGTGGCGGGTTCCGGGTGCGGGCGAGGATTCCGGTGTACGGGGCATGA
- a CDS encoding response regulator produces the protein MTAYRKDPEISGSAPPPVGEPAPRVLVVDDQELIRAGFRLILTARGIDVVGEAGDGAEAVEAERRLRPDVVLMDIRMPVLDGLEATRRILARSPHCRVLMLTTFDLDRYVYAALAIGASGFLLKDVTADHLAAAVRLVGTGDALLAPSITRRLVQRFAGAQPAVHRDLSPLTPREMEVLALLGRGLSNAELAAELTLSEATVKTHVARIFAKLELRDRAQAVVLAYETGLVTPGS, from the coding sequence ATGACGGCGTACCGAAAGGATCCGGAGATCTCCGGGAGCGCGCCGCCTCCGGTGGGCGAGCCCGCGCCGCGCGTGCTCGTCGTCGACGACCAGGAGCTGATCCGGGCCGGGTTCCGACTGATCCTGACCGCGCGGGGGATCGACGTGGTGGGTGAGGCCGGCGACGGCGCCGAGGCGGTCGAGGCGGAGCGGCGGCTGCGGCCGGACGTGGTGCTGATGGACATCCGGATGCCGGTGCTGGACGGGCTGGAGGCGACCCGGCGGATCCTGGCCCGCAGCCCGCACTGCCGGGTGCTCATGCTGACCACCTTCGACCTGGACCGGTACGTCTACGCCGCGCTCGCCATCGGGGCCAGCGGCTTCCTGCTCAAGGACGTCACCGCCGACCACCTCGCCGCGGCGGTCCGCCTGGTCGGGACGGGCGACGCGCTGCTCGCGCCGTCGATCACCCGGCGGCTGGTGCAGCGGTTCGCCGGCGCCCAGCCGGCCGTGCACCGCGACCTGTCGCCGCTGACCCCGCGCGAGATGGAGGTGCTCGCCCTGCTCGGGCGCGGCCTGTCGAACGCGGAACTGGCCGCGGAGCTGACCCTCAGCGAGGCGACGGTGAAGACGCACGTCGCCCGGATCTTCGCCAAGCTGGAGCTGCGGGACCGGGCGCAGGCGGTGGTCCTGGCGTACGAGACCGGGCTGGTCACGCCGGGGTCGTGA
- a CDS encoding DUF6493 family protein yields MVLGWEVFDERVRDGDVSGAARLLREATEAERLAFGREVKAHFAGITAPVWWRGRIDPSGSWGLAVLGSMPSAAATMTLLRRPDMREKWGRIPVAEAVAVLRARRLPWLADLTGRMAARLDRGNPWPHGWALVAALCAEAGTVPPVTEDVTRSWIAELQWTGPGAGPGTFLDRLRASPHLDLLLPSVFELDGNVVGSVIDDATFPAALVALITEGRLDRTTILAATVDRLSRPGSSAALRPFRLLHDALAPTGAEAAEQAAAYARMLAWSASGPAGMAQRALRVADEAGSLDLEVVLEVSAPALIRKEKALVKAQLGWLDQVARRRPDRAGEIAEVVAVAFEHPALDVQDRALRLVDRELPGLDPDVRARLAAAATALEGDLAARAAAIFRIADSPAAVPDVPAASPPVLGAAPMPPPVPGAALMPPPVPSAAFLPPPVGGPAELAEEIATLLAGGETPVRWERVLAGLVALRPGDDTAPLRHLLERYHPGHELPFPRSPHFTYFLPLVQRAVDPSVATPPLLSDPVPSGAPDRLLALRIVEIYTGLGPSAVRAASLVATPTRTDGSLDAEELVARLRQAAEEGWEPWPIDLEQAFLRLPRDTAPEVADDLGSGPGQRLRAWLAGGRLADPVSTRVEQRQGSSGPVARLVVDLAPPGPADLAPPGPVDLASPGPVDLALPGWAGGAEQGVARQWWTLNWYRDVRWDRGRWIPQPPLLTATLPHHPEVNAAWAMAGFAAAAVDDQRGYGDLLPLLAESDGPFGPAMALAVAYGLAARYPEDRVAATDAFLILAGRSQPFTPPGHAAVAAGRAGAAAGGAQAPPGAQAPVGAEAPVGAEAPVAAEASAGAEASAGRAEAAGCAGSFAAAVGGQLADLAGLGLIKLPRVVAALRDAHQAGATGAVWELLAAVLPGLIPQCPRGLPEVLALASRVAAVLGIRGAIPGLADLAANRGATRLLTEARRLHTVVTG; encoded by the coding sequence ATGGTTCTCGGGTGGGAAGTCTTCGACGAGCGGGTCCGCGACGGCGACGTCAGCGGGGCGGCCCGGCTGCTGCGCGAGGCGACCGAGGCCGAGCGGCTGGCGTTCGGACGCGAGGTCAAGGCGCACTTCGCGGGCATCACGGCACCGGTCTGGTGGCGGGGCCGGATCGACCCGAGCGGGTCCTGGGGACTGGCCGTGCTCGGCTCGATGCCGTCCGCCGCGGCGACCATGACGCTGCTCCGGCGTCCGGACATGCGGGAGAAATGGGGCCGCATCCCGGTCGCCGAGGCGGTCGCGGTGCTCCGCGCCCGCCGGCTGCCCTGGCTCGCCGACCTGACCGGGCGGATGGCCGCCCGGCTGGACCGGGGAAATCCGTGGCCGCACGGCTGGGCGCTGGTCGCCGCGCTCTGCGCCGAGGCGGGCACCGTGCCGCCGGTCACCGAGGACGTCACCCGCAGCTGGATCGCCGAGCTGCAGTGGACCGGGCCGGGCGCCGGTCCCGGGACCTTTCTCGACCGGCTCCGCGCCAGCCCCCACCTCGACCTGCTGCTGCCGTCCGTTTTCGAGCTGGACGGCAACGTGGTCGGCTCGGTGATCGACGACGCGACCTTTCCCGCGGCGTTGGTGGCGCTGATCACCGAGGGGCGGCTGGACCGCACGACGATCCTGGCCGCGACCGTCGACCGCCTGTCCCGGCCCGGCAGCTCAGCGGCGCTGCGGCCGTTCCGGCTGCTGCACGACGCCCTCGCGCCGACCGGGGCGGAGGCCGCCGAGCAGGCGGCGGCGTATGCGCGGATGCTGGCCTGGTCCGCGTCCGGCCCCGCCGGGATGGCCCAGCGGGCGTTGCGGGTCGCCGACGAGGCCGGTTCGCTCGATCTCGAGGTGGTGCTGGAGGTCAGCGCCCCGGCGCTGATCCGCAAGGAGAAAGCCCTGGTCAAGGCGCAACTGGGCTGGCTCGATCAGGTGGCCCGCCGCCGGCCGGACCGGGCCGGCGAGATCGCGGAGGTGGTCGCGGTCGCGTTCGAGCACCCGGCCCTCGACGTTCAGGACCGGGCGTTGCGGCTGGTGGACCGCGAGCTGCCGGGGCTCGACCCGGACGTGCGGGCCCGCCTGGCCGCGGCCGCCACCGCCCTGGAGGGTGACCTGGCCGCTCGTGCGGCAGCGATCTTCCGCATCGCGGACTCCCCGGCGGCCGTTCCCGACGTTCCCGCTGCTTCACCACCGGTCCTGGGTGCGGCGCCGATGCCGCCGCCGGTTCCGGGAGCGGCGCTGATGCCGCCGCCGGTTCCGAGTGCGGCGTTTTTGCCGCCGCCGGTCGGTGGTCCGGCCGAGCTGGCCGAGGAGATCGCCACGCTGCTGGCGGGCGGGGAGACCCCGGTTCGCTGGGAGCGGGTGCTGGCCGGGCTGGTCGCGCTGCGACCCGGCGACGACACCGCGCCGCTGCGGCATCTGCTGGAGCGCTATCACCCCGGTCACGAGCTGCCGTTCCCGCGGTCGCCGCACTTCACCTACTTCCTGCCGCTGGTCCAGCGCGCCGTCGACCCGTCCGTGGCGACCCCGCCGTTGCTGTCCGACCCGGTTCCGTCCGGCGCACCGGACCGCTTGCTCGCCCTGCGGATCGTCGAGATCTACACCGGCCTGGGGCCCTCCGCGGTCCGGGCGGCGTCGCTGGTGGCGACGCCGACCCGGACCGACGGCAGCCTCGACGCCGAGGAGCTGGTCGCGCGGCTGCGGCAGGCCGCCGAGGAAGGCTGGGAGCCCTGGCCGATAGACCTCGAGCAGGCTTTCCTCAGGCTGCCGCGGGACACCGCGCCGGAGGTGGCGGACGATCTCGGCTCGGGGCCCGGGCAGCGGCTGCGGGCCTGGCTGGCCGGTGGTCGCCTGGCGGACCCGGTGAGCACCCGCGTCGAGCAGCGTCAGGGCAGCTCGGGTCCGGTCGCCCGGCTGGTCGTCGACCTCGCGCCGCCCGGGCCCGCCGATCTCGCCCCGCCTGGGCCCGTCGATCTCGCGTCGCCTGGGCCCGTCGATCTCGCGCTGCCCGGGTGGGCCGGCGGCGCCGAGCAGGGGGTCGCCCGGCAGTGGTGGACGCTCAACTGGTACCGGGACGTTCGGTGGGACCGGGGGCGGTGGATTCCGCAGCCTCCGCTGCTGACCGCCACGTTGCCGCACCATCCGGAGGTGAACGCGGCCTGGGCGATGGCCGGCTTCGCCGCCGCGGCCGTCGACGATCAGCGTGGCTACGGTGACCTGCTGCCGTTGCTGGCCGAGAGCGACGGTCCGTTCGGGCCGGCGATGGCGTTGGCCGTCGCCTACGGCCTGGCGGCGCGGTATCCGGAGGACCGGGTCGCCGCCACCGACGCCTTCCTGATCCTGGCCGGCCGGTCGCAACCGTTCACGCCGCCGGGCCATGCGGCTGTGGCGGCGGGCCGTGCCGGCGCTGCGGCGGGTGGTGCACAGGCGCCGCCGGGTGCACAGGCGCCGGTGGGTGCGGAGGCGCCGGTGGGTGCGGAGGCGCCGGTGGCTGCGGAGGCGTCCGCCGGTGCGGAGGCGTCGGCGGGTCGTGCAGAGGCGGCGGGTTGTGCCGGGTCGTTCGCGGCGGCGGTCGGGGGGCAGCTCGCTGACCTGGCCGGGCTCGGGCTGATCAAGCTGCCGCGCGTGGTGGCGGCTCTGCGTGACGCTCACCAGGCGGGTGCGACCGGGGCCGTCTGGGAGCTGCTCGCCGCCGTGCTCCCGGGGCTGATCCCGCAGTGTCCACGCGGTTTGCCCGAGGTTCTCGCGCTGGCCAGCCGAGTCGCGGCCGTGCTCGGCATCCGAGGGGCGATCCCCGGGCTCGCCGACCTGGCCGCGAACCGCGGTGCCACACGCCTGCTGACCGAGGCACGCCGCTTGCACACCGTGGTGACGGGCTGA
- a CDS encoding acyl-CoA dehydrogenase family protein — protein sequence MTVDRLLPTPEAHDLLDLTRELATRELAGKVDDFEARGEFPREVLRTLGRAGLLGLPYAEADGGAAQPYEIYLQVLEILAGTWLGIAEAVSVHTLSCFPVAGFGSERQRKALPDMLGGELLGAYCLSEPQGGSDAANLTTRAVPDGDDWLVNGTKAWITHGGYADFYNLFVRTGGPGPKGISCLLADAGTPGLLPQARERLMGLRSSAPAQIVLEDARVPHDRLVGREGEGFAIAMQALDAGRLGIAACAVGLAQAATDYAVAYAREREQFGQPIGRFQGVGFMLADMATQVSAARALLLAAARLKDAGRPFSIEAAKAKLFATDVAMRVTTDAVQVLGGYGYSADHPVERWFREAKVLQIVEGTNQIQRMVIARSLTG from the coding sequence GTGACAGTGGATCGACTGCTTCCCACCCCTGAGGCACACGACCTGCTCGACCTGACGCGTGAGCTCGCCACCCGAGAGCTGGCCGGCAAGGTCGACGACTTCGAGGCGCGCGGCGAGTTCCCCCGGGAGGTGCTGCGGACGCTCGGGCGTGCCGGGCTGCTCGGCTTGCCCTATGCCGAGGCCGACGGTGGCGCCGCCCAGCCGTATGAAATCTATCTCCAAGTCCTGGAGATCCTCGCCGGAACGTGGCTCGGCATCGCCGAGGCGGTGAGCGTGCACACGCTGTCCTGCTTCCCGGTGGCCGGGTTCGGCAGCGAGCGGCAGCGCAAGGCGTTGCCCGACATGCTGGGCGGCGAGCTGCTCGGCGCCTACTGCCTGTCCGAGCCGCAGGGCGGGTCGGACGCGGCCAACCTGACCACCCGGGCCGTGCCGGACGGCGACGACTGGCTGGTCAACGGGACGAAGGCGTGGATCACCCACGGTGGCTACGCCGACTTCTACAACCTCTTCGTGCGCACCGGCGGCCCCGGGCCGAAGGGGATCTCCTGCCTGCTCGCCGACGCCGGCACGCCGGGCCTGCTGCCGCAGGCCCGGGAGCGGCTGATGGGCCTGCGCTCGTCGGCGCCGGCGCAGATCGTGCTGGAGGACGCCCGGGTGCCGCACGACCGGCTGGTCGGCCGGGAGGGCGAGGGGTTCGCCATCGCCATGCAGGCACTGGACGCCGGGCGGCTCGGCATCGCGGCGTGCGCGGTCGGGCTGGCCCAGGCCGCGACCGACTACGCGGTGGCCTATGCGAGGGAGCGGGAGCAGTTCGGTCAGCCGATCGGGCGGTTCCAGGGGGTCGGCTTCATGCTCGCCGACATGGCCACCCAGGTTTCCGCGGCCCGGGCGTTGCTGCTGGCCGCGGCCCGGTTGAAGGACGCCGGCCGGCCGTTCTCGATCGAGGCGGCGAAAGCGAAGCTGTTCGCCACCGACGTCGCCATGCGGGTCACCACCGACGCCGTGCAGGTGCTGGGCGGATATGGGTACAGCGCCGACCACCCGGTCGAGCGCTGGTTCCGCGAGGCGAAGGTGCTGCAGATCGTCGAGGGCACCAACCAGATCCAGCGGATGGTGATCGCCCGGTCGCTGACCGGCTGA
- a CDS encoding Lrp/AsnC family transcriptional regulator: protein MEEIDRAIVSALTVDGRLSYTDLAERVGLSVSAVHQRVRRLEQRGVISGYTAKVSYEALDLPLTAFVAIRPFDPSQPDDAPERLAHLAEIDSCYSVAGEDFYMLLVRVKSPADLERLLQDIRTAANVTTRTTVVLSTPYENRPPRIAPPAAAE from the coding sequence GTGGAAGAGATCGACCGGGCGATCGTGTCCGCCCTGACCGTGGACGGCCGGCTGTCGTACACCGACCTGGCCGAGCGGGTGGGCCTCAGCGTCTCCGCCGTGCACCAGCGGGTGCGGCGGCTGGAGCAGCGTGGGGTGATCTCCGGGTACACGGCGAAGGTGTCCTACGAGGCGCTGGACCTGCCGTTGACCGCGTTCGTGGCGATCCGGCCGTTCGACCCGTCGCAGCCGGACGACGCGCCGGAGCGGCTGGCGCACCTGGCCGAGATCGACTCCTGCTACTCGGTGGCGGGGGAGGACTTCTACATGCTGCTGGTGCGGGTGAAGAGCCCGGCCGACCTGGAGCGGCTGCTGCAGGACATCCGGACGGCGGCGAACGTCACGACTCGGACGACGGTGGTGCTCTCCACGCCGTACGAGAATCGGCCTCCGCGGATCGCGCCGCCAGCGGCCGCTGAGTGA
- a CDS encoding maleylpyruvate isomerase N-terminal domain-containing protein, with the protein MDASSVESALDDLRRALAPHTAADWTVRAGDLDWTCRDTAAHIAHDLLAYAAQLASGADDGYLPLDLTVRPDAAPAEILRVITAAGTLLSTQLRAAKPDDRAWHWGPTDPSGFAALGVNEILLHTYDITRGLRTGWLPPATACAAVLARLFPDHPAGDPVQALLWCTGRIALPKLPRRTSWTLRAAVE; encoded by the coding sequence ATGGATGCGAGCTCCGTCGAATCAGCCCTCGACGACCTGCGCCGAGCGCTGGCCCCGCACACCGCCGCTGACTGGACGGTCCGGGCCGGTGACCTGGACTGGACTTGCCGGGACACCGCCGCGCACATCGCCCACGACCTGCTCGCCTACGCCGCCCAGCTGGCCTCCGGGGCGGACGACGGCTACCTCCCGCTCGACCTGACCGTCCGGCCGGACGCGGCACCGGCCGAGATCCTCCGGGTGATCACCGCCGCCGGGACCCTGCTCAGCACCCAGCTGCGGGCCGCGAAGCCGGACGACCGCGCCTGGCACTGGGGGCCGACCGACCCCTCCGGCTTCGCCGCGCTCGGCGTCAACGAGATCCTGCTGCACACCTACGACATCACCCGGGGCCTGCGGACCGGCTGGCTGCCGCCGGCGACCGCCTGCGCCGCGGTACTGGCCCGGCTCTTCCCGGACCACCCGGCCGGCGATCCGGTCCAGGCGCTGCTCTGGTGCACCGGCCGGATCGCCCTCCCGAAGCTTCCCCGCCGCACCTCGTGGACCCTGCGGGCCGCCGTGGAGTGA
- a CDS encoding alpha/beta hydrolase: MRRRTLLAAGAVVASASAAGAWAYRSGQAAVTPLGVPSVPPGPERCELRYSKARGSTVDFYTAVPAGHGDGAGLPVCLVLHGGSKRPADFAGLGLGRFLTDAVNRGAAPFVLAGATGDRLAWQPSGRDDPQRMLHDELPAWCAARGFDAGRLAAWGWSMGGYGALLLAEAFPRFVRAVAAFSPAVVPGDAVFDGVDRLAGTPVGLWCGRADPLVSHVRALRRALPGPPVAGGFGPGKHNFEYWSTVIPAAFTFVAARLSVG; encoded by the coding sequence ATGCGACGACGAACCCTGCTGGCCGCCGGAGCGGTGGTGGCCTCGGCGTCCGCGGCCGGCGCGTGGGCGTACCGGTCCGGTCAGGCGGCCGTGACGCCGCTCGGCGTGCCGTCGGTGCCGCCCGGCCCAGAGCGCTGTGAGCTGCGGTATTCCAAGGCGCGCGGCTCGACCGTCGACTTCTACACCGCGGTGCCGGCCGGGCACGGGGACGGCGCCGGGCTGCCGGTCTGCCTGGTGCTGCACGGGGGGTCGAAGCGGCCGGCCGACTTCGCCGGGCTGGGGCTGGGCCGGTTCCTGACCGACGCGGTGAACCGGGGTGCGGCGCCGTTCGTGCTGGCCGGGGCTACCGGTGACCGGCTGGCCTGGCAGCCGAGCGGGCGCGACGACCCGCAGCGGATGCTGCACGACGAGCTGCCGGCCTGGTGCGCGGCGCGCGGTTTCGACGCCGGGCGGCTGGCCGCGTGGGGCTGGTCGATGGGCGGTTACGGGGCATTGTTGCTGGCCGAGGCGTTTCCGCGGTTCGTCCGGGCGGTGGCGGCGTTCTCCCCGGCGGTGGTGCCGGGCGACGCGGTGTTCGACGGCGTCGATCGGTTGGCCGGCACGCCGGTCGGGTTGTGGTGCGGGCGGGCGGATCCGCTCGTGTCGCATGTGCGGGCCCTGCGGAGGGCGTTGCCGGGGCCGCCGGTGGCCGGGGGGTTCGGGCCGGGGAAACACAATTTCGAGTACTGGAGCACGGTCATTCCGGCGGCTTTCACGTTCGTCGCGGCGCGGCTGTCCGTCGGCTAG